From Planococcus halocryophilus, the proteins below share one genomic window:
- a CDS encoding YfbR-like 5'-deoxynucleotidase: MGIHRFFTSLNDLERIIRAPGMFKFEEHNVAAHSWKVSQYAMFFATIEERAGREIDWKSLYEKTINHDFAEVFIGDIKTPVKYASPELKEMIAKVEEGMMEKFILREIPEEFHDVFFERMKEGKDNSVEGRLLELADKLDQFYEAFAELKRGNTDKEFVVMYRIALTKLLGLPLPASVEYFKNIMLDDVINEDTAIDVKELTRKIMAEH, encoded by the coding sequence ATGGGAATTCATCGTTTCTTCACTTCATTAAACGATTTAGAACGGATTATCCGTGCACCTGGAATGTTCAAGTTTGAAGAACATAATGTTGCAGCCCATTCGTGGAAAGTAAGTCAGTACGCCATGTTTTTTGCAACAATTGAAGAACGCGCTGGCCGAGAAATCGATTGGAAATCTTTATATGAAAAAACTATAAATCATGATTTTGCAGAAGTATTTATCGGCGATATTAAAACACCGGTCAAATACGCTTCTCCTGAACTAAAAGAAATGATCGCAAAAGTGGAAGAAGGTATGATGGAAAAATTTATCCTCCGAGAAATCCCTGAAGAATTTCATGACGTTTTTTTTGAACGCATGAAAGAAGGAAAAGACAACTCGGTAGAAGGTCGTTTACTAGAATTAGCGGATAAGCTAGACCAATTTTATGAAGCTTTTGCAGAGTTGAAACGAGGCAATACGGATAAAGAATTTGTCGTTATGTACCGAATTGCTTTAACTAAATTGCTTGGTCTTCCTTTGCCCGCAAGTGTCGAGTATTTTAAAAACATCATGCTTGATGATGTCATTAATGAAGACACTGCCATCGATGTAAAAGAGCTTACACGTAAGATCATGGCCGAGCATTGA
- a CDS encoding hemolysin family protein, translating into MNLALLVLLIALTAVFVGSEFAVVKVRMSRIDQLIDEGNKRAVLVKKITSDLDYYLSACQLGITVTALGLGWLGKPTVERLFYPLFEMLDVPSSASTIISFVLAFSLVTFLHVVIGEMAPKSLALQFTERMILFLSPFLYWFGKVMYPFIFILNGSARVLLRIFGIEPAKEDQAHSEEELKIIMAQSFQSGEINQTELSYMQNIFAFDERSAKNVMIPRTQMIAFADDLSNEELLSEIRDHRFTRYPIARDGDKDDLIGFINAKEVLTHYAVNGQFDMSELVHSLPYFHETTPLQNALVRMQKDRTHIALVIDEYGGTSGLITMEDILEEIVGEIRDEFDEDEDEEIIKESDTRYLLNGRVLLKDLEERFDFSFEDSEDIDTIAGWIQHQLIEAETGDLFVKEGCQWSIVEMENHHILKVACDILPKTH; encoded by the coding sequence TTGAATTTAGCTTTGCTCGTCTTATTAATCGCGTTAACGGCTGTTTTCGTCGGCTCGGAATTTGCCGTCGTTAAAGTCCGGATGTCGCGCATCGACCAATTAATCGATGAAGGAAATAAAAGAGCTGTACTGGTTAAAAAAATCACCAGTGACCTGGATTATTATCTATCAGCCTGTCAACTCGGTATCACGGTTACTGCTCTCGGCTTAGGCTGGTTAGGAAAACCGACAGTTGAACGTCTTTTTTATCCTTTGTTTGAAATGCTCGATGTTCCTTCTTCCGCCTCAACCATCATTTCATTTGTTTTAGCTTTCTCATTAGTGACTTTCTTACACGTTGTCATAGGGGAAATGGCACCAAAATCATTGGCACTTCAATTTACTGAACGGATGATACTCTTTCTGTCTCCTTTCTTGTATTGGTTTGGCAAAGTTATGTATCCGTTTATCTTCATATTAAATGGCTCTGCTCGTGTACTTTTGCGGATTTTCGGAATTGAACCTGCTAAAGAAGACCAAGCCCATTCAGAAGAAGAACTAAAAATCATCATGGCACAAAGCTTCCAAAGTGGAGAAATCAATCAAACTGAGTTGTCTTACATGCAGAACATTTTTGCTTTTGATGAACGCAGTGCAAAAAATGTCATGATTCCACGAACTCAAATGATTGCCTTTGCCGATGATTTATCGAATGAAGAACTTCTTTCTGAAATCCGTGACCATCGCTTTACGCGTTATCCTATCGCCAGAGATGGCGATAAAGATGACCTTATTGGATTTATCAATGCGAAAGAAGTATTGACGCATTATGCTGTAAATGGCCAATTTGATATGTCAGAACTTGTACATTCCTTACCTTATTTTCATGAAACGACTCCACTTCAAAACGCTCTAGTGAGAATGCAAAAAGATCGTACGCATATCGCACTCGTGATCGATGAATACGGTGGAACTTCAGGTTTGATTACAATGGAAGATATATTAGAGGAAATTGTTGGAGAAATTCGTGATGAATTTGATGAAGACGAAGATGAAGAAATTATAAAGGAAAGCGACACACGCTATCTTTTAAATGGTCGCGTCCTTTTAAAAGATCTGGAAGAACGTTTCGATTTTAGCTTTGAAGACAGCGAAGATATTGATACGATTGCTGGTTGGATCCAACATCAGCTTATTGAAGCTGAAACGGGTGACCTTTTTGTAAAAGAAGGATGCCAATGGTCGATCGTTGAAATGGAAAATCACCATATCTTAAAAGTCGCTTGTGACATATTACCAAAAACACATTAA
- the dacB gene encoding D-alanyl-D-alanine carboxypeptidase/D-alanyl-D-alanine-endopeptidase, protein MTRKNMMKSFVALLLATVIMVYLTDHENKAGADGEYAPLVSEINEILHDDRLDGALIGVSIRKADTAEQIYDHFGDTRLIPASNMKLFTAAAAFETLGEDYRFTTEIHTDGTLKGEMLKGNLYLKGKGDPTLLQEDFENFARELKSQGIQKIKGDLIGDDTWYDKVRLSEDITWQDEVYYYGAQVSALTASPNDDYDAGSLIVEVNAGGAVGEEPKVSLSPQTDYVTIINKAKTVSADQAKTVSISREHGTNQIIIEGNIPVDGSRKREWIAVDEPSGYALDLFENALLAEGIDWSGKYTVKMGETPANSTLLLEHQSMTLAELSIPFMKLSNNGHGEVLVKEMGRIVEGQGSWGAGLKVMENVAGTLGVDTNTILLRDGSGMSHVNLMPTNEITQLLYGIQTKEWFNSYNNALPVAGNVERFVGGTLRNRMKETAAQQNVKAKTGTLTAVSALSGYVTTKDEEPIIFSIVINNDLTSVTAIEDAIATAIAEYSRE, encoded by the coding sequence ATGACGAGGAAAAACATGATGAAAAGTTTTGTGGCTTTATTGTTGGCAACAGTAATAATGGTTTATCTCACAGATCATGAAAATAAAGCAGGTGCAGACGGTGAATATGCACCTTTAGTTAGCGAAATCAATGAAATTTTACATGATGATCGACTAGATGGTGCGTTAATAGGAGTTAGTATTAGAAAAGCAGATACCGCTGAACAAATTTACGATCATTTCGGAGACACTCGATTAATTCCGGCTTCGAATATGAAGCTTTTTACTGCTGCAGCTGCTTTTGAAACTTTAGGGGAAGATTATCGTTTCACTACGGAAATACATACGGATGGAACTTTAAAAGGGGAAATGCTTAAAGGGAATCTTTATTTGAAAGGAAAAGGAGATCCAACACTGCTACAAGAAGATTTTGAAAATTTTGCACGTGAACTCAAAAGCCAAGGAATCCAAAAGATTAAAGGCGACTTGATCGGCGATGATACTTGGTATGATAAGGTTCGTTTGTCTGAAGATATTACGTGGCAAGACGAAGTTTATTATTACGGAGCTCAAGTATCTGCATTAACTGCATCACCGAATGACGATTATGATGCAGGGTCTCTTATCGTCGAAGTAAATGCAGGAGGGGCGGTTGGTGAAGAACCAAAAGTGTCACTATCACCTCAGACAGATTATGTAACAATTATAAATAAGGCAAAAACAGTCTCAGCCGATCAGGCAAAGACGGTTTCAATTAGCCGTGAGCATGGAACCAACCAAATTATTATTGAAGGGAATATTCCGGTAGATGGTTCGCGTAAAAGAGAATGGATTGCTGTTGACGAACCTTCAGGCTATGCACTGGATTTGTTTGAGAATGCTTTATTAGCAGAAGGAATCGATTGGTCTGGGAAGTATACAGTGAAAATGGGGGAAACTCCTGCAAACAGCACATTACTATTAGAGCATCAATCAATGACACTGGCAGAATTATCGATTCCCTTTATGAAGCTTAGCAATAATGGGCACGGCGAAGTGCTAGTTAAAGAAATGGGGCGCATAGTCGAAGGACAAGGAAGTTGGGGAGCAGGACTTAAAGTGATGGAGAATGTAGCTGGAACACTTGGTGTTGATACGAATACCATCTTGCTTCGCGACGGTTCGGGAATGTCTCATGTCAATTTAATGCCAACAAACGAAATAACGCAATTATTGTACGGAATTCAAACAAAAGAGTGGTTTAACAGCTATAATAATGCGCTACCCGTTGCAGGAAACGTAGAGCGTTTTGTTGGAGGTACTTTACGCAATCGCATGAAAGAAACTGCAGCGCAACAAAATGTAAAAGCAAAAACAGGCACTTTGACTGCAGTATCTGCATTATCTGGATACGTAACAACTAAAGACGAAGAGCCAATAATTTTCTCTATTGTGATCAATAATGATTTAACTTCAGTTACAGCAATCGAGGATGCAATTGCTACAGCAATCGCAGAATATAGCAGAGAATAA
- the rbsB gene encoding ribose ABC transporter substrate-binding protein RbsB has product MKKLQLGFMLLVMMILAACSMDAPGSSTEEESGDGGEANGDYTIGFSISTLNNPFFVTLNEGAEAKAKELGATLTVVDAQDNASKQASDVEDLIQQGVDLIMINPVDSEAVAAAVESANAANIPVITVDRSAAGGEVVSHIASDNVAGGEMAAEHLISIVGDGAKVAELEGVPGSSAARERGEGFNNVADGTLDVVAKQTANFNRAEGLSVMENLLQANPDITGVFAHNDEMALGAIEAIEASGKDIAVVGFDATNDAVKAVEEGRLDGTVAQKPAMIGEMAVETAVQSLDGEEVEASIPVELELIK; this is encoded by the coding sequence ATGAAAAAATTGCAATTGGGGTTCATGTTATTGGTAATGATGATTTTGGCAGCTTGTTCAATGGATGCTCCAGGATCAAGTACTGAAGAGGAAAGTGGCGACGGCGGCGAAGCAAACGGAGATTACACAATTGGATTTTCAATCTCGACTTTGAATAACCCGTTTTTCGTAACATTGAATGAAGGTGCTGAAGCAAAAGCGAAAGAATTAGGCGCAACATTAACAGTTGTAGATGCACAAGACAATGCTTCAAAACAAGCAAGTGATGTAGAGGATTTGATCCAACAAGGTGTAGATCTAATTATGATCAACCCAGTTGATTCTGAAGCAGTTGCGGCAGCAGTAGAATCTGCAAACGCAGCAAACATTCCAGTTATTACGGTTGACCGTAGTGCTGCAGGTGGCGAAGTTGTTTCTCATATCGCTTCAGATAATGTTGCAGGTGGCGAAATGGCAGCAGAGCACTTAATTTCTATTGTTGGCGATGGCGCTAAAGTTGCAGAACTTGAAGGCGTTCCGGGATCTTCAGCAGCACGTGAACGTGGCGAAGGCTTTAATAATGTAGCAGATGGCACGTTGGATGTTGTTGCAAAACAAACAGCAAACTTTAACCGTGCAGAAGGCTTATCTGTTATGGAGAACCTTCTTCAAGCTAACCCTGATATAACAGGAGTATTTGCTCATAATGATGAAATGGCATTAGGTGCGATTGAAGCGATTGAAGCTTCTGGAAAAGATATTGCAGTAGTAGGATTTGACGCAACAAATGATGCAGTTAAAGCGGTAGAAGAAGGCCGTCTTGATGGTACTGTTGCACAAAAACCTGCAATGATTGGTGAAATGGCTGTAGAAACAGCTGTTCAGTCACTTGATGGCGAGGAAGTTGAAGCATCAATTCCGGTTGAATTGGAATTGATCAAATAA
- a CDS encoding sugar ABC transporter ATP-binding protein, which produces MIKMVDISKSFSGNKVLKNVHFTLEKGEIHALMGENGAGKSTLMKIMSGIYTRDSGTIEVKGKKVNFTSPKQAEKAGIAVIHQELNILPHLSISDNLFLGREETFGRTGILKNKQMEKKTRQILLDLGLDINPTDPASSLSVGKQQIVEIAKALSVDAEVIIMDEPTAALTDREIDNLFKTIRALQKRGVSFIYISHRMEEIFSLCDRITILRDGEFVGERKISETSFDEVVQMMVGRELGERYPERNSTIGDIKLAVKDLNRTGCFEGVSFELRKGEVLSIAGLMGAGRTEVAQSLFGYKKLDGGTIEFDGKKVNIDTPKKAKEMGIGYVTEDRKSEGLVVDFSVEENVSMTNYAAISKNGLISKDKERKLYDTMVQRLGIRTSGPDQAAKSLSGGNQQKVVIAKWLGIEPELLILDEPTRGVDVGAKKEIYSIINELAERGVAILMISSELPEVLGMADRVLVMHEGKITADIPKHEMTQERIMHFATGGGKLAVEDQ; this is translated from the coding sequence ATGATAAAAATGGTGGATATCTCCAAATCGTTCAGTGGCAATAAAGTCTTGAAAAATGTCCATTTTACGTTGGAAAAAGGCGAAATTCATGCCTTGATGGGTGAAAATGGCGCAGGCAAGTCGACATTGATGAAAATCATGTCGGGCATATATACACGAGATTCAGGCACCATCGAAGTAAAAGGCAAAAAAGTCAATTTCACTTCTCCAAAACAAGCAGAAAAAGCAGGCATTGCGGTCATTCATCAGGAGTTGAACATACTGCCTCATCTATCGATTTCAGACAATCTGTTTCTTGGTCGTGAAGAAACATTCGGTCGGACAGGCATACTGAAAAACAAGCAAATGGAAAAAAAGACGCGTCAAATCCTACTCGATTTGGGATTGGATATTAATCCGACAGATCCCGCTAGTTCCTTGTCAGTCGGTAAACAACAAATTGTCGAAATTGCTAAAGCGTTATCGGTGGACGCAGAAGTCATTATTATGGATGAACCCACTGCCGCGCTGACAGATCGTGAAATTGATAATTTGTTTAAGACCATACGTGCACTTCAAAAACGTGGAGTTTCCTTTATCTACATATCACACAGGATGGAAGAAATTTTCTCATTATGTGATCGCATCACGATTTTGCGTGATGGCGAATTTGTAGGTGAACGGAAAATCAGTGAAACTTCTTTTGATGAAGTGGTTCAAATGATGGTTGGTCGTGAACTTGGTGAACGCTATCCTGAACGCAATTCAACAATTGGTGACATTAAACTCGCAGTTAAAGACTTAAATCGTACAGGGTGTTTTGAAGGAGTTTCATTTGAACTTCGAAAAGGTGAAGTTTTGTCAATTGCGGGGCTAATGGGAGCAGGACGCACTGAAGTGGCGCAATCGCTTTTCGGGTATAAAAAACTTGATGGCGGAACCATTGAATTTGATGGCAAAAAAGTCAATATCGATACGCCGAAAAAAGCAAAAGAAATGGGCATAGGTTATGTTACAGAAGACCGCAAATCAGAAGGGCTCGTTGTCGACTTTTCAGTAGAAGAAAACGTCAGCATGACCAATTATGCAGCTATATCAAAAAATGGTCTGATTTCTAAAGATAAAGAACGAAAACTTTACGACACGATGGTTCAACGTCTCGGAATTCGCACATCAGGACCTGATCAAGCAGCGAAATCTTTGAGTGGTGGGAATCAGCAAAAAGTGGTTATCGCGAAATGGCTCGGTATTGAGCCGGAATTGCTCATTTTGGATGAGCCTACACGCGGTGTCGATGTTGGAGCAAAAAAAGAAATTTATTCGATTATTAATGAACTAGCTGAAAGAGGCGTAGCCATCTTGATGATTTCTTCGGAGCTGCCAGAAGTTCTTGGTATGGCTGATCGCGTTTTAGTGATGCACGAAGGGAAAATAACAGCAGACATACCAAAACATGAAATGACACAAGAACGAATTATGCATTTTGCTACAGGAGGTGGAAAACTTGCAGTTGAAGACCAGTAA
- a CDS encoding dipeptidase, whose product MKIFDTHCDALLKLQMAKRNALFHGELLNFQQSKELDTNFERLQAGGVKVQFFAIFIHPEFPSDEKWQHALEQIDLFYSEILGNNPLMKHIKNWKDIDSLKPDEIGAVLTLEGADAFGNDLMKLRQLYRLGVLSIGLTWNNANLCADGVGDPRDAGLTLLGKEVVRLNNEHHVFTDVSHLSINGFWDVMELAKFPIASHSNARALCDHPRNLNDQQIKAMFEKSGMIDVVFCPDFINKDSEQATIPDLIRHIDHFCALGGVNNIGIGSDFDGISSYITDLNNASEFPNLINELQKHYSEAEVEGFAYRNFLEHRPGM is encoded by the coding sequence ATGAAGATTTTTGACACACATTGTGACGCGCTGCTAAAGCTACAGATGGCAAAGCGCAATGCATTATTTCATGGAGAATTATTAAATTTTCAGCAGTCAAAAGAATTGGATACCAATTTTGAACGTTTGCAAGCTGGTGGCGTGAAAGTGCAATTTTTCGCTATTTTTATTCACCCTGAATTTCCATCTGATGAAAAATGGCAACATGCTCTTGAGCAAATAGACTTGTTCTACAGTGAAATACTCGGGAACAACCCATTGATGAAACATATAAAAAACTGGAAAGATATTGATTCACTAAAGCCTGATGAAATTGGCGCAGTTTTAACACTAGAAGGCGCGGATGCATTCGGCAATGACTTGATGAAGTTACGTCAGCTTTATCGCTTAGGAGTGCTGTCAATCGGATTAACGTGGAATAATGCCAACCTTTGCGCAGATGGTGTTGGAGATCCAAGAGATGCTGGGTTAACCCTGCTCGGAAAAGAAGTAGTGCGCCTTAACAACGAACATCATGTCTTCACAGACGTTTCTCATTTGTCGATAAACGGATTTTGGGATGTGATGGAATTGGCAAAATTCCCAATCGCTAGCCATTCCAACGCGCGTGCACTTTGCGATCATCCACGCAATCTGAATGACCAGCAAATAAAGGCAATGTTCGAAAAAAGCGGAATGATAGATGTTGTGTTTTGTCCAGATTTTATCAACAAAGATAGTGAACAAGCGACAATACCGGACTTGATCCGTCATATTGATCATTTCTGTGCACTAGGAGGAGTGAATAATATTGGTATTGGATCAGATTTTGACGGTATTTCTTCATATATTACAGATCTCAACAATGCATCGGAATTTCCAAATTTGATCAATGAATTGCAGAAACATTATTCAGAAGCAGAAGTAGAAGGCTTTGCATATCGTAACTTTTTGGAGCATCGGCCGGGAATGTGA
- a CDS encoding gamma-glutamyl-gamma-aminobutyrate hydrolase family protein yields MKPIIGVTASLELGRDDYGIELADTEAILAAGGLPVMLPHLVEEADLDEIAEHIDGLFLAGGYDIDPTLFGEEPHPNLGVIIPSRDAFELALVKKVLAMDKPILGVCRGAQILNIAVGGDMYQDITTQVKGDLLQHQQKAPKFHGSHFVDVTEGSLLNRLTGQTRIKVNSRHHQANRLVPAPFVISGKASDGIVEAVESMHHHFVLGVQWHPENMARASDSASIQIFSGFVEACKEEGDE; encoded by the coding sequence ATGAAACCAATTATTGGTGTGACTGCGTCTTTAGAATTGGGGCGTGACGACTACGGCATTGAACTTGCCGATACAGAAGCGATACTTGCAGCAGGAGGTTTACCGGTCATGCTGCCTCATTTAGTTGAAGAAGCTGATTTAGATGAAATTGCTGAACATATTGATGGACTATTTTTAGCTGGGGGCTATGATATCGATCCAACTTTATTCGGTGAAGAACCCCATCCAAACCTTGGGGTGATTATTCCATCGCGTGATGCATTTGAATTAGCTTTAGTGAAAAAAGTATTAGCAATGGATAAACCCATTTTAGGTGTATGTCGTGGAGCACAGATTTTGAATATTGCTGTGGGTGGCGATATGTATCAAGATATTACGACGCAAGTAAAAGGTGATTTGCTCCAACATCAACAAAAAGCACCAAAATTCCACGGTTCGCATTTTGTTGATGTAACAGAAGGTTCACTACTAAACCGATTGACTGGGCAAACGCGCATAAAAGTAAATAGCCGTCACCACCAAGCCAATCGATTAGTACCTGCGCCATTTGTCATTAGTGGTAAAGCGAGTGATGGGATTGTAGAAGCAGTGGAGAGCATGCACCATCATTTTGTATTAGGTGTGCAATGGCATCCCGAAAATATGGCAAGAGCCTCCGATTCAGCATCGATCCAAATTTTTTCCGGTTTTGTAGAGGCGTGCAAAGAAGAGGGAGATGAATAG
- a CDS encoding metal-dependent hydrolase yields the protein MTGKTHIIGGIAASLAFAQVTNYDSILLVGAGVIGAVIPDICHSGSKIGRTLPALSKTINGLFGHRTFTHSLLFLALTAFILESFMTVEAISAGLLIGMASHIVLDMATKRGVKLFFPFKWTVRFPVTATTGGTSEYLVFVLLSLLTVYFGYGVFLPL from the coding sequence ATGACAGGTAAAACACATATTATTGGCGGTATAGCAGCAAGTCTTGCTTTTGCACAAGTTACGAATTATGATTCCATTCTTTTAGTAGGAGCAGGGGTAATCGGCGCGGTGATTCCTGATATTTGCCATAGCGGCAGTAAAATCGGGAGAACTTTGCCGGCATTATCAAAAACGATTAATGGCCTCTTTGGACACCGAACATTTACGCATAGTCTGCTGTTTCTAGCATTGACTGCTTTTATATTGGAGAGCTTTATGACAGTAGAAGCCATATCAGCAGGCTTGTTAATAGGGATGGCCAGTCATATTGTATTGGATATGGCAACCAAAAGAGGTGTGAAATTGTTCTTTCCATTCAAGTGGACAGTGCGCTTTCCTGTAACTGCGACTACTGGAGGCACTTCCGAATATTTGGTTTTCGTACTTCTTTCACTTCTGACTGTGTACTTTGGCTATGGAGTTTTTCTTCCGTTATAA
- a CDS encoding YihY/virulence factor BrkB family protein, with protein MSKAMGFVKELGNEFKKDNATTLAAAQAYYYLLAIVPLLILLLSILPYLQIDPAKAIEFIRSILPGEVANTFQDTIVSVVTTPSGGLLTFGILGTLWSASNALTAFINATNQAYGIEETRSFIKLKATAIGLTLGMLVAVIIALVLPIFGGTIIDIIKSTLDLPEQTEIIFQLLRWIISVAVMSIVLALMYKFAPNKHFPFKEVLIGAVIATVLWQAVSFGFSIYVSNFGSYSATYGSLGGLIVLMLWFFLTGLILVIGAEINAILDRRRTAKKNASSDALANSDIKGKNTESSMNKY; from the coding sequence ATGAGTAAAGCAATGGGATTCGTCAAAGAACTTGGCAATGAATTCAAAAAAGATAATGCAACAACCCTTGCTGCAGCACAAGCTTATTATTATTTATTAGCTATCGTTCCTTTATTGATTTTGCTGCTGTCTATTTTGCCTTATCTTCAAATTGACCCAGCTAAAGCAATCGAATTTATCCGCAGTATTCTCCCAGGAGAAGTAGCTAATACATTCCAAGACACCATTGTCAGTGTGGTCACTACCCCATCAGGCGGTTTGTTGACATTTGGTATTCTCGGTACACTTTGGTCTGCTTCTAATGCCTTAACAGCATTTATCAACGCTACCAACCAAGCTTACGGTATTGAAGAAACGCGTTCTTTTATTAAATTAAAAGCAACCGCAATTGGCTTAACACTAGGTATGCTTGTAGCTGTTATTATCGCACTTGTTTTACCCATATTCGGTGGGACGATTATCGACATTATCAAATCGACATTAGACCTTCCAGAGCAAACTGAAATCATTTTTCAACTTTTACGTTGGATCATTTCTGTTGCAGTGATGAGTATCGTTCTTGCCCTTATGTACAAGTTCGCTCCCAACAAGCATTTCCCGTTTAAAGAAGTACTTATCGGCGCAGTAATCGCCACAGTCTTATGGCAAGCTGTATCATTTGGTTTCTCAATTTACGTTTCTAACTTTGGTAGCTATTCTGCTACGTACGGTAGTTTAGGTGGCCTTATCGTATTGATGTTGTGGTTCTTCTTAACAGGTTTAATCTTGGTAATTGGCGCGGAAATAAACGCGATTTTAGACAGACGCAGAACTGCGAAAAAGAATGCATCTTCTGATGCGCTCGCAAATAGCGATATTAAAGGTAAGAATACAGAATCCTCTATGAATAAGTATTAA
- a CDS encoding ABC transporter permease subunit, with the protein MQLKTSNQSVLQKIAPFIGLFLIMSIITILNPDFISVSNLMNVLRQVSINALIAFGMTFVILTGGIDLSVGSTLALTGAVTAGLMASGVDPIFAMLLGLLLGAVLGAVNGIIIAKGKVAPFIATLATMTIYRGLTLVYTDGRPISGLGDSLTFQMLGKGYFLGIPIPVVTMIISFAILYFILKKTTFGRRVYAVGGNEEASILSGINADRIKIYVYSLLGLLAAVASLILTSRLNSAQPTAGEMFELDAIAAVVLGGTSLTGGRGWIVGTLIGALIIGVLNNGLNLIGVTSFFQQVVKGAVILLAVLLDRKKTA; encoded by the coding sequence TTGCAGTTGAAGACCAGTAATCAATCCGTACTTCAAAAAATAGCACCATTTATCGGTTTATTTCTTATTATGTCAATTATCACGATTTTAAATCCAGATTTCATATCTGTCTCCAACTTAATGAACGTACTTCGGCAAGTATCCATTAATGCGTTGATTGCTTTCGGAATGACTTTCGTCATTTTGACAGGTGGTATTGATTTATCAGTAGGTTCAACTTTAGCGTTAACAGGTGCTGTAACGGCAGGGCTAATGGCCAGTGGCGTAGACCCAATTTTTGCTATGCTACTTGGACTATTGCTTGGAGCAGTTCTCGGAGCGGTTAACGGAATCATTATCGCAAAAGGAAAAGTGGCACCATTTATCGCAACATTAGCGACAATGACCATTTACCGTGGACTGACACTCGTTTATACGGATGGACGACCTATTTCAGGATTAGGCGATAGCTTAACTTTCCAAATGCTTGGCAAAGGTTATTTTCTTGGAATTCCGATTCCCGTTGTCACAATGATTATTAGTTTCGCGATTTTGTATTTCATTTTGAAAAAGACGACTTTTGGCCGCCGTGTTTACGCAGTAGGCGGCAATGAAGAAGCGTCAATCTTGTCAGGAATCAATGCAGACCGTATCAAAATTTATGTTTACTCGTTGCTTGGTTTATTGGCAGCAGTGGCTTCACTAATTTTGACATCGCGTTTGAATTCAGCACAACCAACTGCTGGAGAAATGTTTGAACTTGATGCAATCGCTGCGGTTGTGCTTGGCGGTACAAGTTTGACAGGTGGTCGTGGATGGATTGTAGGCACATTGATTGGTGCCTTAATCATTGGAGTACTGAATAATGGATTAAACTTAATTGGGGTTACTTCCTTCTTCCAACAAGTGGTGAAGGGTGCAGTCATATTATTAGCGGTTCTTCTGGACCGTAAAAAAACAGCATAA
- the rbsD gene encoding D-ribose pyranase — protein sequence MKKHGMINRDIASALAQYGHTDLLVIADCGLPIPTGIPCVDLSYKVGEPAFLTILDSVLTDFEAEAAFIAEEITNGNPLVEQEIMKKIKAEFITHEKLKDLSKQAKLIIRTGEATPYANIVLRSGVIF from the coding sequence ATGAAAAAGCATGGCATGATCAATCGTGACATTGCGTCAGCCTTGGCGCAATATGGTCATACAGATTTACTCGTTATAGCTGACTGTGGTTTGCCAATTCCAACAGGTATCCCTTGTGTTGACTTATCTTATAAAGTAGGAGAACCTGCTTTTTTGACAATACTAGATTCAGTTCTTACAGACTTCGAGGCAGAAGCGGCGTTTATTGCGGAGGAAATAACAAACGGAAATCCTCTTGTAGAGCAAGAAATAATGAAAAAAATAAAAGCTGAATTTATTACCCACGAAAAACTAAAAGATTTAAGCAAACAAGCGAAATTGATCATCCGTACAGGAGAAGCGACACCATACGCTAATATTGTTCTTCGTTCTGGCGTTATTTTTTAA